The Plasmodium knowlesi strain H genome assembly, chromosome: 5 genome has a window encoding:
- a CDS encoding serine/threonine protein kinase RIO2, putative: protein MKLDISCFCFLSKNEYRVLTAIEMGMRNHEYLPVSLIASIANLRKEGITSVLKKLLKNKLISHENKKYDGYKLTYLGYDFLALRAFINRGTLKSVGNQIGVGKESDIYICKDISGNLLCLKIHRLGRISFRTIKNNRDYYGKKNFRNWLYLSKIAATKEYAYLKALYENNFPVPKPYDLNRHMILMSYVNGYPLSHVKISNPFKIIDVLINTIIKFAKANIIHGDFNEFNILIDDDEKITVIDFPQIVSLQHANAKLYFDRDVRGVVNHFYKKYKIKIEDYPVYEDVILMSNDKIVVDENLISSSDEHALMGVLQNDGSDSICPGSEQPNCSGGTEQTEEMDEMDEMDEMGQMDQMDQSDEIDKSEDIDKSDESHGSRRSGEMHRSGANRQSTVSESTQGETPRSVGIQREDSFSSEGKYKDAYESNTEREKASDKFEKRSDGLDDNDMESAQGVVTDQLASIKGSLEEDTERRGGSSPMKDEESPTNGKCIHTEEKTQDEGKDHHDDTPGISEEEMERKIESSERKDEVGGGASEKSAHQVERTKGMSSEASSDEVSGDEESELTAYSSCDSEGCISENSTKKLSETWQPHIKKYTKEYAKSKLKYMYRKKKNKEKYKENLKTKNKKKLMEKIKNYV, encoded by the coding sequence ATGAAGCTGGACATCTCGTGCTTTTGCTTTTTGTCGAAAAATGAGTACCGAGTACTTACGGCGATAGAAATGGGCATGCGGAACCATGAGTACCTGCCTGTGTCATTAATAGCGAGCATAGCgaatttaaggaaggaaggcatAACCAGTGTGCTGAAGAAGCTGCTCAAGAACAAGCTGATCAGtcatgaaaataaaaagtacgATGGGTACAAGCTAACCTATTTAGGGTATGACTTTCTAGCCCTAAGAGCATTTATAAATAGGGGTACCCTAAAAAGTGTTGGCAATCAAATAGGAGTTGGTAAAGAATCAGACATCTACATATGTAAAGATATTAGCGGAAATTTGTTGTGTTTAAAAATACACAGGTTAGGTAGAATATCATTTAGAacgataaaaaataatagggATTattatgggaagaaaaattttcgaaATTGGCTGTACCTGTCCAAAATAGCTGCAACGAAAGAATATGCTTACTTAAAAGCTTtgtatgaaaataatttccctGTCCCCAAACCCTATGACCTAAACAGGCATATGATTCTTATGTCATATGTAAATGGGTACCCCCTATCACACGTAAAAATTAGTAACCCCTTTAAGATAATTGACGTTTTAATAAACACTATCATTAAATTTGCCAAGGCAAATATAATTCATGGAGACTTTAATGAATTTAACATTCTGATAGATGATGATGAGAAGATAACTGTTATCGACTTCCCCCAAATAGTTTCTCTGCAACATGCGAATGCCAAGTTGTACTTCGATCGGGACGTCAGAGGTGTGGTTAACcacttttataaaaaatacaaaataaaaattgaagattACCCTGTTTATGAAGATGTCATTTTAATGAGTAATGACAAAATTGTGGTGGACGAAAATTTAATTTCCAGCTCTGATGAGCATGCCCTGATGGGCGTCCTGCAGAATGATGGGTCCGACTCGATTTGCCCCGGGAGCGAGCAACCGAACTGTAGCGGCGGGACGGAGCAAACTGAAGAAATGGACGAAATGGACGAAATGGACGAAATGGGCCAAATGGACCAAATGGACCAAAGTGACGAAATTGACAAGAGTGAAGACATTGACAAGAGTGACGAAAGTCATGGAAGCCGTCGCAGTGGAGAAATGCACCGAAGTGGAGCAAACCGCCAAAGCACCGTTAGCGAGAGCACTCAGGGGGAAACCCCTCGCAGCGTGGGAATCCAGAGGGAGGACTCCTTCTCTTCTGAAGGGAAGTACAAAGACGCCTACGAGAGCAACACGGAAAGGGAGAAGGCAAGTGACAAGTTCGAGAAAAGATCTGACGGATTGGATGACAATGACATGGAGAGTGCACAAGGGGTAGTGACGGACCAGCTCGCTTCCATTAAGGGAAGTTTGGAGGAGGATACCGAAAGGAGAGGGGGTAGTAGCCCCATGAAGGATGAAGAATCACCTACAAATGGGAAATGCATTCATACGGAGGAGAAGACCCAAGATGAAGGGAAGGACCATCATGATGATACCCCCGGTATATCTGAGGAAgagatggaaaggaaaatcgaATCGAGCGAACGGAAAGATGAGGTGGGTGGTGGCGCTTCAGAAAAGAGTGCACACCAGGTGGAGCGCACGAAGGGCATGAGCAGCGAAGCCAGCAGTGACGAAGTCAGCGGAGACGAAGAGAGCGAATTGACGGCATACTCCAGCTGCGACTCGGAGGGATGCATCTCCGAGAACTCCACGAAGAAGTTGTCCGAAACATGGCAACCCCatataaaaaagtacacCAAGGAGTACGCAAAGAGCAAGCTAAAGTACatgtacaggaaaaaaaaaaataaagaaaaatacaaggaaaatttaaaaacgaaaaataaaaaaaaactcatggaaaaaattaaaaattatgtgtAA